From Psychroflexus torquis ATCC 700755, the proteins below share one genomic window:
- a CDS encoding serine hydrolase domain-containing protein: protein MRRALFLFTIACSFYQSTEAQNPEFENLRTIDTWLQSNINDNNLSGAVILIADKDNILYSTTKGKSNLESQRDMEVNDYFKIASLSKVITTVAIMKLYEDGNFDLDDPIELYLPIFKDTKVIIEDSSSENYTLESTEKKITIRQLLNQTAGFAYDGPIISKLYKEKSLSFSNPTHESLSSFMKDLSSMPIVHQPGEKFTYGPSTDVLGYLIEVVTGQNLEIYLEQNIFEPLGMASTGFDAHRQSIDKLVRAYSKKGDSLKGINKELDLKKEYKTKVFMAGSGLISTASDYIRFCQMLLNNGIYEDKRILSRKSIEMMTTNQIGGIDYPKGFYPILGKGNKFGFGLNIITENGAFNEFYSEGSYYWEGAYSTTFIIDPKEGFAALMMTQLGGWHSLKVRKDFRKSVYKTLK from the coding sequence ATGAGAAGAGCACTATTTTTATTTACAATCGCATGTAGTTTCTATCAATCCACGGAAGCTCAAAATCCAGAATTCGAAAATTTAAGAACGATTGACACTTGGTTACAATCAAATATAAATGACAATAATTTATCTGGAGCTGTAATTTTAATCGCAGACAAAGACAATATTTTATACTCAACAACTAAAGGGAAATCTAATTTAGAATCTCAAAGAGATATGGAGGTCAATGACTACTTTAAAATTGCATCACTTTCAAAAGTGATTACAACTGTTGCCATCATGAAATTATATGAAGATGGCAATTTTGATTTAGATGATCCTATAGAGCTTTATCTTCCAATTTTTAAAGACACCAAAGTGATTATTGAAGATAGTTCTTCTGAAAATTATACACTTGAAAGCACTGAAAAAAAAATAACCATTAGGCAGCTACTAAATCAGACTGCTGGTTTTGCTTACGATGGCCCTATAATTTCAAAACTGTACAAAGAGAAAAGTTTATCTTTTTCTAATCCTACACACGAAAGCCTTTCTAGCTTTATGAAAGATTTAAGTTCCATGCCAATTGTTCATCAACCCGGAGAAAAATTCACCTATGGCCCATCTACAGATGTTCTTGGATACTTAATTGAAGTCGTTACTGGTCAAAATTTAGAAATTTACTTAGAACAAAACATATTTGAGCCTTTAGGCATGGCTAGTACTGGTTTTGACGCGCATCGTCAAAGCATTGATAAATTAGTTAGAGCGTATTCAAAAAAAGGCGATAGCCTAAAAGGGATTAACAAAGAACTCGATTTGAAAAAAGAGTACAAAACAAAAGTATTTATGGCAGGAAGTGGATTAATTTCTACAGCCTCAGATTATATAAGGTTTTGTCAAATGCTTCTCAATAATGGAATCTATGAAGACAAACGAATCCTATCAAGAAAGTCAATCGAAATGATGACTACAAATCAAATTGGAGGCATTGATTATCCTAAAGGGTTTTATCCTATATTAGGTAAAGGCAATAAATTTGGTTTCGGTCTAAATATAATTACCGAAAATGGTGCATTTAATGAATTCTATAGCGAAGGCAGTTATTATTGGGAAGGGGCTTATTCAACCACGTTTATAATTGATCCCAAAGAAGGCTTTGCTGCTTTGATGATGACACAATTAGGAGGATGGCACTCTTTGAAAGTTAGAAAAGACTTTAGAAAATCTGTATATAAGACCTTAAAATAA